Proteins from a genomic interval of Gordonia sp. SL306:
- a CDS encoding ABC transporter ATP-binding protein: MDLIVDVEGLSKSFGRTRALNGLTLAVEPGRVHGFLGPNGAGKSTTIRTVLGLIRADAGRIRLFGRDPWKDAVALHRRLAYVPGDVALWPDLTGGECIDILASGGAGLDDARRSEFVERFGLDVTKKVDEYSKGNRQKVALIAALASNAELLILDEPTSGLDPLMEEVFQCAVRERVSQGVTVLLSSHILAEVEALSDAVTIIRDGATVRTGGLDELRKGSRTRVLARTRRRPEQLSEIDGVTGLSTTAGDDGIVDVRFDVGAQSLEPALGAVLSAGVASLTVRPPSLDELFLSSYSATTVDGEADGTDVAP, from the coding sequence GTGGATCTCATCGTGGATGTGGAGGGATTGTCGAAATCGTTCGGTCGGACACGCGCTTTGAATGGCCTGACCCTGGCCGTCGAGCCGGGACGCGTTCATGGATTCCTCGGCCCCAACGGCGCGGGGAAGTCGACGACCATCCGGACCGTGCTCGGGCTGATCAGAGCGGATGCGGGCCGCATCCGGCTGTTCGGCCGTGATCCGTGGAAGGACGCGGTGGCCCTGCACCGACGGCTCGCGTACGTACCGGGTGACGTCGCGCTGTGGCCGGACCTCACCGGCGGTGAGTGCATCGACATCTTGGCGTCGGGGGGAGCAGGACTCGATGACGCACGCCGTTCGGAGTTCGTCGAACGCTTCGGTCTCGATGTGACCAAGAAGGTCGACGAGTACTCGAAGGGCAATCGGCAGAAGGTCGCACTGATCGCGGCATTGGCGTCGAACGCCGAGCTGTTGATCCTCGACGAGCCCACGTCCGGGCTGGACCCGCTGATGGAAGAGGTGTTCCAGTGCGCCGTGCGCGAAAGGGTCTCGCAGGGTGTCACGGTCCTGCTGTCGAGCCACATCCTTGCCGAGGTGGAGGCGCTCAGTGACGCGGTGACCATCATTCGCGATGGTGCCACGGTGCGCACCGGAGGCCTCGACGAACTGCGCAAGGGGTCGCGGACGCGTGTTCTCGCCCGGACACGTCGTCGGCCCGAGCAGCTGTCCGAGATCGACGGGGTGACCGGTCTGTCGACGACCGCAGGCGACGACGGCATCGTCGACGTCCGCTTCGATGTCGGTGCACAGTCGCTCGAGCCTGCGCTGGGTGCCGTGCTGTCGGCGGGGGTCGCATCGCTGACCGTGCGGCCACCGAGCCTCGACGAACTGTTTCTGAGCTCCTACAGCGCCACGACCGTCGATGGCGAGGCCGACGGCACGGACGTGGCGCCGTGA